A stretch of the Lolium perenne isolate Kyuss_39 chromosome 3, Kyuss_2.0, whole genome shotgun sequence genome encodes the following:
- the LOC127338994 gene encoding uncharacterized protein encodes MDSSPGWLKRALIIFFFGVKAIIFGMVAENKLPVFGKSIITGEDDDSMVMCELPRLSVAMGSLSVLSLLLTVLAGHFAVLYPYTGKKKTAHQPEIPRRALFRKTSLTIFFVMAELVSASALAMLFWATITEHANLRYMPTMLPDGTLSCPSTAKTDGMFGGGALLALDATLMWFVCLLMSLEARANYLDLHGGVQDDIDDGSKKKLDLHGDHDINNNGNNKKLDLHQDDDIEDSN; translated from the exons ATGGATTCTTCTCCAGGTTGGTTGAAGCGTGCCCTTATtatcttcttcttcggtgtgaaggCCATCATTTTCGGTATGGTCGCCGAGAATAAACTG CCTGTTTTTGGGAAAAGTATCATCACGGGAGAAGATGATGACTCAATGGTCATGTGCGAGCTCCCTCGTCTCAGCGTCGCCATGGGGAGCCTCTCCGTGCTTTCGCTGCTACTGACCGTTCTCGCCGGCCACTTCGCCGTTCTATACCCCTACACTGGCAAGAAGAAGACCGCCCACCAGCCAGAGATTCCTCGTCGAGCTCTGTTCCGCAaaaccagcctcaccatcttcttcGTCATGGCGGA GTTGGTGTCGGCATCGGCTCTGGCGATGCTGTTCTGGGCGACCATCACGGAGCATGCCAACCTCCGGTACATGCCGACGATGCTGCCTGACGGGACCCTGAGCTGCCCGTCGACGGCCAAGACGGACGGGATGTTTGGTGGCGGTGCCTTGCTGGCCCTCGACGCCACGCTCATGTGGTTTGTCTGCCTGCTCATGTCTCTCGAGGCCCGGGCCAACTACCTCGACCTCCACGGAGGAGtccaggacgacatcgacgatggCAGCAAAAAGAAACTCGATCTCCACGGAGACCATGACATCAACAACAACGGCAACAACAAGAAACTCGACCTCCACCAAGACGATGACATCGAGGACAGCAACTAA